Proteins from a genomic interval of Candidatus Lernaella stagnicola:
- a CDS encoding tetratricopeptide repeat protein, whose translation MKRSCVAILVFACFALLWPGHLWAGAFEDGASLYRLGQYRAAVDRLRAAVEDEPGNAEAWRLLAEAYTVMLERGEQIDSAAVMEAWQNVASHGSDPAFGKMGLARFYQRLGRQEDAERTYRDLLAESKDNTEAALELASILATDQQQLAEAARLAERVLQVKVDEPRAHRILARAKAERGDRQGAIKHLEICLASHPDDNEARLLLAEQMMAVERYGDAIRQFNHLAAHTDFQRQSGVGLARAYHATGQPAGALATLAGLLAADRRDVEAWRLRGDVLAAQQNSLEAAAAYREALALEPDDRDTRLNLARVYAADTASTGDALMIYHEFLNDHPNDLIARNELARLLSRRDEVDSAVEQYHRILAQNPTDTQARTALARLLLRAGRKQQAVEEGRLVLEAAGNRGEARELFARILLSAGQFEEAISEFEASRESGAMNLSTALALAEAHARFAASLGAQVDRLQKHMEGNGFQLSVWWRKLRAGMRRSKHAKKARRVLEQAAQDHPDKAAPQEQLGQLFTDEKRWDEALAAFDAGAAIDPQSVTALLGVAAVHGHLGHHDEAVRAIRKAVSVDPAGLAAAGFASSDENARRRRRQEIDMLETRISNTFADLAAYRRLAGLHAQRPDTLARAVELSEFILTRDPGDDDTRLLLGRLLARQEQYDRAVRLLEEVADKRREDRSLFFEALAAKVRSAAQKEAEAKLRAILEQNPTEVRARLILADYQRESGDLDEADAGYNAVLAIEPRNVRAHLGLAHVARATKRHDVAAREYHTVLSLAPDESEAYFGLGVMARHAGRFAAAYVWLRQAVACDPADLSALAELVYADRMLTRQQGGREALTTGLDFNHVDDPTVLEQLLVEDPGQCAWRFDLARVRRRDGDIAASLNELDMLLVYCPDHSEGRRTRAQLLEKLPEASRAAVEAWREIVRRDPSDHTAQLHLARLLVAGEAYDQAAEAYRQYLTERPDDQTARDESYTARLMALLK comes from the coding sequence TTGAAGCGTAGCTGTGTGGCGATTCTCGTCTTCGCGTGTTTCGCGTTGCTATGGCCGGGTCACCTATGGGCCGGAGCCTTCGAAGACGGCGCGTCACTTTACCGTCTGGGTCAATACCGCGCGGCGGTCGATCGCCTGCGGGCCGCGGTGGAGGACGAGCCGGGCAACGCCGAAGCGTGGCGTTTGTTGGCCGAAGCGTACACGGTCATGCTCGAGCGTGGCGAGCAGATCGATTCCGCGGCGGTCATGGAGGCTTGGCAAAACGTGGCGAGCCACGGTTCCGACCCTGCCTTTGGAAAAATGGGATTGGCGCGTTTTTATCAGCGCCTCGGTCGCCAAGAGGACGCCGAACGAACCTACCGCGATCTGCTGGCCGAATCCAAGGACAACACCGAAGCCGCTCTCGAACTGGCTTCGATACTGGCTACTGATCAGCAGCAACTTGCCGAAGCCGCCCGCTTAGCCGAACGTGTTTTGCAGGTGAAGGTCGACGAGCCGCGCGCCCATCGAATCCTCGCCCGCGCCAAGGCCGAGCGGGGTGATAGGCAGGGTGCGATCAAACACCTGGAAATCTGCCTCGCGAGTCACCCGGACGACAACGAAGCCCGCTTATTGTTGGCCGAGCAGATGATGGCCGTCGAGCGCTATGGCGACGCTATTCGTCAGTTCAACCATCTTGCCGCGCATACCGACTTCCAGCGACAAAGCGGCGTCGGTCTGGCGCGTGCCTACCACGCTACCGGTCAACCAGCCGGTGCCCTGGCTACGCTGGCCGGGCTCTTAGCCGCTGACCGGCGCGACGTTGAAGCGTGGCGGTTGCGCGGTGACGTGCTGGCCGCGCAACAAAACTCGCTGGAAGCGGCCGCGGCGTATCGCGAGGCCCTGGCCCTGGAACCGGACGACCGCGACACGCGATTGAACTTGGCACGGGTTTATGCAGCCGACACCGCTTCGACCGGCGATGCTTTGATGATCTACCATGAGTTTCTCAACGATCACCCGAACGACCTGATTGCTCGCAACGAACTGGCGCGTTTGCTGAGCCGGCGAGACGAAGTGGATAGCGCTGTCGAGCAATACCACAGAATCCTCGCGCAGAATCCCACCGACACCCAGGCTCGCACGGCGTTGGCTCGTTTGCTGTTGCGGGCCGGGCGGAAGCAGCAGGCTGTCGAAGAAGGTCGGCTGGTATTAGAGGCGGCGGGGAACCGGGGCGAAGCTCGCGAATTATTCGCGCGAATTCTACTTTCGGCGGGACAGTTTGAGGAGGCGATTTCCGAGTTCGAAGCAAGTCGAGAGAGCGGCGCCATGAATCTATCCACGGCCTTGGCGTTGGCGGAGGCGCACGCCCGTTTCGCCGCATCGCTGGGGGCGCAGGTCGATCGCCTGCAAAAACATATGGAAGGGAACGGCTTCCAACTATCCGTCTGGTGGCGCAAGTTACGGGCCGGAATGCGTCGTTCAAAACACGCGAAAAAAGCGCGCCGGGTATTGGAGCAGGCGGCGCAGGACCACCCGGATAAAGCTGCGCCTCAAGAGCAACTGGGCCAACTGTTCACGGACGAAAAACGTTGGGACGAGGCGTTGGCTGCTTTCGATGCGGGTGCGGCGATCGATCCTCAAAGTGTCACGGCGCTGCTTGGTGTGGCCGCGGTACACGGCCACCTTGGGCATCACGACGAAGCGGTGCGGGCGATTCGGAAGGCGGTGAGCGTTGATCCGGCCGGTTTGGCGGCGGCGGGATTCGCATCGTCCGACGAAAACGCGCGGCGTCGACGCCGGCAGGAAATCGACATGTTGGAGACCCGGATTTCCAACACTTTTGCGGATTTGGCGGCCTATCGCAGACTCGCCGGGCTGCACGCGCAACGGCCCGACACGCTTGCACGAGCGGTGGAGTTGAGTGAGTTCATCTTGACTCGCGACCCGGGAGACGACGACACGCGATTGTTGTTGGGCCGTCTTCTGGCGCGGCAGGAGCAGTACGATCGAGCCGTGCGCTTGTTGGAGGAAGTGGCGGATAAACGCCGAGAAGATCGCTCTCTGTTTTTTGAAGCGCTGGCGGCCAAAGTTCGTTCGGCGGCGCAAAAAGAGGCCGAGGCGAAATTGCGCGCGATCCTCGAGCAGAATCCTACAGAAGTGCGCGCCCGTCTCATCCTCGCAGATTATCAACGCGAAAGTGGCGACCTGGACGAGGCGGACGCCGGGTACAACGCCGTGTTGGCGATCGAGCCGCGCAACGTTCGCGCCCATTTAGGATTGGCCCACGTGGCGCGAGCAACAAAACGCCATGATGTCGCGGCGCGGGAGTACCACACGGTGCTGTCTCTAGCGCCGGATGAAAGCGAGGCGTACTTCGGCCTTGGCGTCATGGCGCGACACGCCGGTCGGTTTGCGGCGGCGTACGTGTGGCTGCGCCAGGCCGTGGCGTGCGATCCTGCCGACCTCAGCGCCTTGGCGGAACTCGTATACGCCGATCGCATGCTGACGCGGCAACAAGGCGGGCGGGAAGCGCTGACCACCGGGCTCGATTTCAACCACGTCGATGATCCGACCGTTCTGGAGCAATTGTTGGTCGAAGATCCGGGCCAATGCGCGTGGCGCTTTGACTTGGCGCGGGTTCGCCGGAGGGACGGAGACATCGCCGCGTCGCTGAATGAGTTAGATATGCTACTCGTTTACTGCCCCGATCACTCGGAAGGGCGGCGTACGAGGGCGCAACTGCTGGAAAAACTCCCCGAAGCGTCGCGCGCGGCGGTGGAGGCGTGGCGGGAAATCGTCCGCCGTGACCCAAGCGATCATACGGCGCAATTGCATTTGGCGCGTCTGCTCGTTGCCGGTGAGGCGTACGATCAAGCCGCCGAAGCGTATCGGCAATACCTCACCGAGCGCCCCGACGACCAAACGGCGAGGGACGAGTCGTACACCGCGCGCTTGATGGCACTCCTCAAATAA
- the wecB gene encoding UDP-N-acetylglucosamine 2-epimerase (non-hydrolyzing): MRALFVFGTRPEAIKLAPLVLEMRKRPAWEPIVAVTAQHREMLDQVLGLFGIEPDYDLNLMKPGQSLEMILAGVFTHLPPVLTEARPDVVVVQGDTTTTFCGAMCAFTQKVPVAYVEAGLRTNNKYSPFPEEINRRLTSVVADYCFAPTETNRQNLLGEGYDDSQIWVTGNTVIDALLHVADRDFHFDDPQLANLPGRLILVTAHRRESFGEPFRNLCRGLAEIARRNPDDTIVYPVHLNPNVRQPVSEILDGIDNIRLIEPLDYEPFVHLLKKAHLVLTDSGGIQEEAPGLGIPVLVMRDTTERPEGVDAGTVKLVGTATEKIVGEAIRLLDDEAAYAAMAQAKNPYGDGRACPRICELLEGILGT; encoded by the coding sequence ATCCGTGCGTTGTTCGTGTTCGGAACCCGCCCCGAAGCCATCAAACTGGCGCCCCTGGTGCTCGAAATGCGCAAGCGCCCGGCCTGGGAACCCATCGTCGCCGTGACCGCACAACACCGCGAAATGCTCGATCAAGTGCTGGGCCTCTTCGGTATCGAGCCGGATTACGACCTCAACCTCATGAAGCCGGGCCAAAGCCTAGAGATGATCCTCGCCGGGGTGTTCACGCATCTGCCGCCGGTACTTACCGAAGCACGGCCGGATGTCGTCGTGGTACAGGGCGACACCACCACAACTTTTTGCGGCGCGATGTGCGCGTTTACGCAGAAAGTGCCCGTCGCTTACGTTGAAGCCGGATTGCGAACCAACAACAAATACTCGCCCTTCCCCGAAGAGATCAATCGCCGCTTGACCAGCGTCGTCGCCGACTACTGCTTCGCACCGACCGAAACCAACCGGCAAAATCTCTTGGGCGAAGGGTACGACGATTCCCAAATCTGGGTGACCGGCAACACGGTCATCGACGCCCTGCTACACGTGGCCGACCGTGATTTTCATTTCGACGATCCCCAACTCGCCAACCTCCCCGGCCGGCTGATTCTGGTCACCGCCCACCGGCGTGAAAGCTTCGGCGAGCCCTTCCGCAACCTGTGCCGCGGCCTGGCCGAGATCGCCCGCCGCAACCCGGACGACACGATCGTCTATCCGGTGCACCTGAATCCGAACGTGCGGCAACCGGTCAGCGAGATCCTCGACGGCATCGACAATATCCGCTTGATCGAACCGCTGGATTACGAACCCTTCGTGCACCTACTGAAAAAGGCGCACCTGGTTCTCACCGATTCCGGCGGCATTCAAGAAGAAGCTCCCGGCCTCGGCATTCCCGTGCTCGTTATGCGCGACACCACCGAACGACCCGAGGGCGTCGATGCAGGTACCGTGAAGCTGGTAGGCACCGCCACGGAGAAAATCGTCGGCGAAGCCATCCGTCTGCTCGACGACGAAGCGGCCTACGCCGCGATGGCGCAGGCAAAGAATCCCTACGGCGACGGCCGGGCATGCCCGCGTATCTGTGAACTCTTGGAAGGAATACTCGGCACATGA
- a CDS encoding alcohol dehydrogenase catalytic domain-containing protein, whose translation MKVAMYYANNNVRIQEQDVPVIGPGEILMKVHASGICGSDVMEWYRRDKVPLVLGHEVAGEVVEVGEGVSKFAVGDRIAASHHVPCFSCRHCHRGHPTACDTIRSTTFHPGGFAQYVRLPKINVDLGTYALPEKLSYAEGSFAEPLACVLRGQEKIGIEAGMNVLVIGAGVSGIMHIELARALGAGTIVATDLSPYRLEQAERFGADATFTPDEYSPEKFREVCAGRLADRVILTAGAIPAIQQGLDSAERGATVLVFAPTDEGVRFPFDMNKFFWREDRTLTTTYAGEPADHVHALDLIAAGRFRAAQMITHRLPLDEIQQGFDLVAGGTECLKVVIEPHA comes from the coding sequence ATGAAAGTCGCGATGTACTATGCCAATAATAACGTGCGCATCCAGGAGCAGGATGTGCCCGTCATCGGCCCCGGCGAAATCCTCATGAAGGTGCACGCGAGCGGCATTTGCGGCTCGGACGTGATGGAATGGTACCGGCGCGACAAGGTGCCGCTCGTGCTGGGTCACGAAGTGGCGGGCGAAGTCGTCGAGGTGGGCGAGGGCGTGAGCAAATTCGCGGTGGGCGACCGCATCGCCGCCAGCCACCACGTGCCGTGCTTCTCGTGCCGCCACTGCCATCGCGGTCACCCGACGGCCTGCGATACCATCCGCTCGACCACGTTTCACCCGGGCGGATTTGCCCAGTACGTGCGCTTGCCGAAGATCAATGTCGACCTGGGCACCTACGCGTTGCCGGAGAAGCTCTCATACGCCGAAGGGTCGTTCGCTGAGCCGTTAGCCTGCGTGCTGCGCGGGCAGGAGAAAATCGGCATCGAGGCCGGTATGAACGTGCTGGTGATCGGCGCGGGCGTGTCGGGCATCATGCACATCGAGTTGGCGCGAGCGCTGGGCGCGGGCACCATCGTCGCCACGGACCTGTCACCCTACCGCCTCGAACAAGCAGAGCGCTTCGGCGCCGACGCTACGTTCACGCCGGACGAGTATAGCCCCGAAAAATTCCGCGAGGTTTGCGCGGGGCGATTGGCCGACCGGGTGATCCTTACCGCGGGCGCGATCCCGGCGATTCAGCAGGGTCTCGACTCGGCCGAACGCGGCGCCACGGTGCTCGTGTTCGCCCCGACCGACGAGGGTGTGCGCTTTCCGTTCGACATGAACAAGTTTTTCTGGCGTGAGGACCGTACGCTTACCACGACCTACGCGGGCGAGCCGGCCGACCACGTCCACGCACTGGACCTGATTGCCGCCGGGCGTTTTCGCGCCGCGCAGATGATCACGCACCGTCTGCCGCTTGACGAAATCCAACAGGGCTTCGACCTCGTGGCCGGTGGTACGGAATGTCTCAAGGTGGTGATTGAACCGCACGCGTAA
- the lsrF gene encoding 3-hydroxy-5-phosphonooxypentane-2,4-dione thiolase, translating into MTNTFQTEEKMDWGMKNRLARIINPTDNRCLMLAVDHGYFQGPTTGLGDPASLLKPLVPYADALMITRGVLRNCVSPEDARQTPIMLRVSGGTSVLTELSNEGVTVDVDDAVRLNVAGMAISIFVGGDYERQTLLGLSDLVNSGEQLGIPVLAVTAVGRDMARDARYLSLASRIAAELGAHIVKTYFCEDFEKITSTCPVPVVIAGGKKLEEMAACEMAYNAVQAGAVGVDMGRNIFQSDSPVGMIKAITAIVHGNAKPKEAFEIYQDTKAAQ; encoded by the coding sequence ATGACAAACACCTTCCAAACGGAGGAAAAAATGGACTGGGGTATGAAAAACCGCTTGGCGCGGATCATCAATCCGACCGACAACCGCTGCCTGATGCTGGCGGTCGACCACGGATATTTTCAAGGGCCGACCACCGGTCTAGGCGACCCTGCTTCGTTGCTCAAACCCTTGGTGCCCTACGCCGACGCGCTGATGATCACCCGCGGCGTTTTGCGTAACTGCGTTTCACCGGAAGATGCCCGTCAAACGCCCATCATGCTGCGGGTGTCCGGCGGCACGAGCGTGCTGACCGAACTTTCGAACGAAGGCGTCACGGTGGACGTCGACGACGCCGTCCGCTTGAACGTGGCGGGCATGGCGATTTCCATTTTTGTCGGCGGCGACTACGAGCGGCAAACGCTGTTGGGCCTGTCGGATCTGGTGAATTCCGGCGAGCAACTCGGCATCCCCGTGTTGGCCGTGACCGCCGTGGGGCGCGACATGGCTCGCGACGCGCGCTACCTTTCGCTGGCCAGCCGCATCGCGGCGGAACTGGGTGCCCACATCGTCAAGACCTACTTCTGCGAAGACTTCGAAAAAATCACGTCGACGTGTCCGGTGCCGGTGGTTATTGCCGGGGGCAAGAAGCTGGAAGAGATGGCCGCATGTGAGATGGCGTACAACGCCGTGCAAGCCGGGGCCGTGGGCGTGGACATGGGCCGTAACATATTCCAAAGCGACAGCCCGGTCGGGATGATCAAGGCGATCACCGCCATCGTGCACGGCAACGCCAAGCCGAAGGAAGCGTTCGAGATCTACCAGGATACGAAAGCGGCGCAGTAG
- a CDS encoding S8 family serine peptidase has product MKRLSVLILSLFVVIACPAASWAFGVVSMQPHYDRYLVYTEEPLVIVFDASLDAATVGGDSLTITNLRDGTTVSGVITLGTTTLANDTLTFTPDGRFPFGRRLSVEVSGDLEDIGGVGFTGALPSQGVFVANMPNDLDPPDPNDPLSAAASFYGFNPVDPEGTDPTQINKITGMSVTEAWKMSTGRPDVVIAIIDVGIERFDKMEFADNIFLNRAELPQPTASGTPCTDWDCDGDGEFTARDYADDPTFSDQNANGWADPEDLFLLYEDGADNDDNGFVDDIAGWDFFRDVNTPYGVDEFPEGTHGDGIGRDAAGIADNGHDDKPGTCPDCSLLFLRVGDAVVNNHNTMAAAIDYAAAMGADVVGIANGAYNYSGQAAQAFIDAFESGVFITAASGDELGFHHIYPAAGDDVYSIKAVLPLPPMELFGPIDLSLIAFTESYCTNYGPSINTSVSSDQCTSTATGHLAGLAGLLKSWGRDNGLELSPTEIKMLFNMTADDIKRNCFSFNLRGCKEGFEENFGYGRVNMKHAMEAIGDPVFSFPQQIPPAVRVTDPAWWDTIDPVQNPSFDIVGEIDARGRSFQYEIQIGLGQEPNDADFEVAATGSGTDSFSGVLGSVNALDFVDTGWLRRTPTEANSHTVTIRVQAWYNTDKGRVYGEARKLLGWHTDDEQNTGLLPGFPLRIGESGDSSPVLYDLDRDADGALEIIMGTSFPAIEAFKRDPATGEYVEAPGFPVVLPLERLWRDSVLASVAIGPLFGDGVPYIVASTWYGKVYVVHPDGELHEGGPFLEGFPVSADPRDNSSALSYGHGNSFLASPVLADLDLDGMLEIIAACSDQKLYAWKPVDEDLDGAADPLPGWPVPLDSSDDAGLVPPAKRCQAQGAAQVLGTPVAGILDPDHDNPDISGHPAIVVATTETCEEGLLPTGRVYAVYWNGMDNARGPFLPDWPAEPLAPLGDALPIPPLTVGMTASPAAIRFDGQLMVGVGAFFWFPQMIYWDGENTSVRHLRSSLNLGASAAGTFGRFDGSDVPWYFFPTAGILQKVKGINSLIDFTIVGWRLDDIEGRTPFVLGLDDINLFLNPVLADLNADGRRELIAGSGGYLVHAVDPTGAEPADWPKFTLGWQTGAAAVADLDGDGLVEVVAFNHEGNLFAWHTIGNACDAGQLNGDWPKFHHDPYNSGLSGLDAYPPRMVTDLTVYNTDDSDVFEVHLTAPGDDLACGKAAVYDLRYATDSGVDLRDEDTWQNATALTVETTVMGGTEIVATVTAPGAAVFAFRSYDDENLVSPISNLAEPEDAPVDDDDTTDDDSGDDDDDTFADDDDDAAADDNDDNDDDDGGCGC; this is encoded by the coding sequence ATGAAGCGTCTGAGCGTCCTAATTCTCTCGTTATTCGTAGTCATCGCGTGCCCCGCAGCTTCTTGGGCTTTCGGCGTCGTGTCGATGCAGCCGCATTACGATCGTTACTTGGTTTACACCGAGGAGCCGCTCGTAATCGTCTTCGACGCGTCGCTCGATGCAGCGACCGTTGGCGGCGACAGCCTGACGATCACGAACCTGCGTGACGGCACGACGGTTTCGGGAGTCATCACGCTGGGCACTACCACCCTTGCTAACGACACCCTTACCTTCACACCCGACGGGCGATTCCCCTTCGGGCGGCGGCTGTCGGTGGAAGTGAGCGGCGATCTGGAGGACATCGGCGGTGTCGGATTTACCGGCGCCTTGCCCAGCCAGGGCGTGTTCGTGGCCAACATGCCTAACGACTTGGATCCGCCGGACCCCAACGATCCGCTCAGCGCCGCCGCTTCGTTCTACGGTTTCAACCCCGTCGACCCCGAGGGTACCGACCCGACACAAATCAATAAGATCACCGGCATGAGCGTCACCGAGGCGTGGAAAATGTCGACCGGCCGGCCCGATGTGGTAATCGCCATTATCGACGTGGGTATCGAACGCTTCGACAAAATGGAATTCGCCGACAATATCTTCCTGAACCGCGCTGAGCTACCGCAGCCGACCGCGAGTGGCACGCCGTGCACCGATTGGGATTGCGACGGCGACGGCGAATTCACCGCCCGCGATTATGCCGACGATCCGACATTCTCCGACCAGAACGCCAATGGATGGGCCGACCCGGAAGACCTCTTCTTGCTCTATGAAGACGGCGCCGACAACGACGACAACGGATTTGTCGACGACATCGCCGGGTGGGATTTCTTCCGCGACGTCAACACACCCTACGGCGTCGACGAATTCCCCGAAGGCACCCACGGTGACGGTATCGGCCGTGACGCGGCGGGCATCGCCGACAACGGCCACGACGACAAGCCCGGAACCTGCCCCGACTGTTCGCTGCTCTTCCTGCGGGTCGGCGACGCGGTCGTCAACAACCACAACACGATGGCGGCGGCAATCGATTACGCCGCGGCCATGGGCGCGGATGTGGTCGGCATCGCCAACGGCGCGTACAACTACAGTGGCCAGGCGGCCCAAGCCTTCATCGACGCCTTCGAATCCGGTGTGTTCATCACGGCGGCCTCCGGCGACGAGCTCGGCTTCCACCATATCTACCCAGCGGCGGGCGACGACGTATACAGCATCAAGGCTGTCCTCCCCTTGCCGCCCATGGAACTGTTCGGACCGATCGATCTCTCGCTCATCGCCTTCACCGAGAGCTATTGCACGAACTACGGCCCCTCGATCAACACCTCAGTGTCCTCCGACCAATGCACTTCCACCGCCACCGGGCACCTCGCGGGCTTGGCGGGCCTGCTCAAATCTTGGGGCCGCGACAACGGTCTCGAATTGAGCCCGACCGAAATCAAGATGCTCTTCAACATGACGGCCGACGACATCAAGCGCAATTGTTTCTCGTTCAATCTGCGCGGCTGCAAAGAGGGCTTCGAGGAAAACTTCGGCTACGGCCGGGTGAACATGAAACACGCGATGGAAGCGATCGGTGATCCCGTCTTCAGCTTCCCGCAGCAGATTCCGCCCGCGGTGCGCGTCACCGATCCGGCTTGGTGGGATACGATCGACCCGGTTCAGAATCCGTCCTTCGACATCGTCGGGGAAATCGACGCCCGCGGTCGCTCCTTCCAGTATGAGATTCAAATCGGTTTGGGTCAGGAACCCAACGACGCCGATTTCGAAGTCGCGGCCACCGGCAGCGGCACTGACAGTTTCAGCGGCGTCTTGGGCAGCGTCAATGCGCTGGACTTCGTTGATACGGGCTGGCTGCGCCGGACCCCGACGGAAGCCAATTCCCATACCGTCACGATTCGCGTGCAGGCTTGGTACAACACCGACAAAGGGCGGGTGTACGGCGAAGCGCGCAAATTGCTGGGCTGGCACACTGACGACGAACAGAATACCGGTCTGCTGCCCGGGTTCCCGCTGCGAATCGGCGAATCCGGCGATTCCAGCCCCGTGCTCTACGACCTGGACCGCGACGCCGACGGCGCGCTGGAAATCATTATGGGAACGTCGTTCCCAGCCATCGAGGCGTTCAAACGCGACCCGGCCACCGGCGAGTATGTCGAGGCGCCGGGCTTCCCCGTGGTGCTGCCGCTCGAACGCCTGTGGCGCGATTCGGTGTTGGCCTCGGTCGCCATCGGACCGCTATTCGGTGACGGCGTGCCCTATATCGTGGCCTCGACGTGGTACGGCAAAGTCTACGTCGTGCATCCCGACGGCGAATTGCACGAGGGCGGCCCCTTCCTCGAAGGCTTCCCGGTTAGTGCCGACCCGCGCGACAACAGTTCAGCCCTTTCCTACGGACACGGCAATTCCTTCCTAGCCAGCCCGGTGTTGGCCGACCTCGATCTCGACGGCATGCTGGAAATCATCGCCGCGTGTTCCGATCAAAAACTTTATGCGTGGAAGCCCGTCGACGAAGACCTCGACGGCGCGGCCGACCCCCTGCCCGGTTGGCCCGTGCCGCTGGATTCCAGCGACGACGCGGGGCTCGTCCCGCCGGCCAAACGTTGCCAGGCGCAAGGCGCCGCACAGGTGTTGGGCACTCCGGTTGCGGGTATTCTCGACCCGGATCACGACAATCCCGATATCTCCGGACACCCGGCGATTGTCGTAGCGACTACCGAGACCTGCGAAGAGGGTTTGCTGCCCACGGGCCGTGTGTACGCCGTGTACTGGAACGGTATGGACAATGCGCGCGGCCCCTTCCTGCCGGATTGGCCCGCTGAACCACTCGCCCCGTTGGGCGACGCGCTGCCGATTCCACCGCTCACCGTCGGCATGACAGCCAGCCCGGCCGCCATCCGTTTCGACGGGCAACTCATGGTCGGCGTCGGCGCGTTCTTCTGGTTCCCGCAAATGATTTACTGGGATGGCGAAAACACCAGCGTGCGGCACCTGCGCTCGAGCTTGAACCTCGGCGCTTCGGCCGCCGGTACCTTCGGCCGCTTCGACGGTAGCGACGTACCCTGGTACTTCTTCCCGACCGCCGGAATTTTGCAGAAAGTGAAGGGGATCAATTCGCTGATCGACTTTACGATTGTCGGTTGGCGCCTCGACGACATCGAGGGCCGCACGCCCTTCGTCCTTGGCTTGGACGACATCAATCTCTTCCTTAACCCGGTCCTGGCCGACCTGAACGCCGACGGCCGCCGCGAACTTATTGCAGGCAGCGGTGGCTACCTCGTACACGCGGTCGATCCGACGGGCGCCGAGCCCGCCGACTGGCCGAAATTTACGCTCGGTTGGCAGACCGGCGCGGCCGCCGTGGCCGACCTGGACGGTGACGGTCTGGTGGAAGTCGTAGCCTTCAACCACGAGGGCAACCTGTTTGCCTGGCACACGATCGGCAACGCCTGTGATGCGGGCCAACTTAACGGCGATTGGCCCAAATTCCACCACGACCCTTACAACTCGGGCCTTTCCGGACTCGACGCCTATCCGCCGCGCATGGTCACCGACCTGACTGTTTACAACACCGACGACTCCGACGTGTTCGAAGTTCACTTAACCGCTCCGGGCGACGACCTAGCCTGCGGCAAAGCCGCCGTATACGACTTGCGCTACGCCACCGATTCCGGTGTTGATTTGCGCGACGAAGACACGTGGCAAAATGCCACCGCTTTGACCGTCGAAACCACCGTGATGGGTGGCACGGAGATCGTCGCCACCGTCACCGCGCCGGGCGCGGCTGTTTTTGCTTTCCGATCCTATGATGACGAAAACCTCGTGTCGCCGATCTCCAACTTGGCCGAGCCCGAAGACGCCCCGGTCGATGACGACGACACCACCGACGACGACTCCGGCGACGACGATGACGACACCTTCGCCGACGACGATGACGACGCCGCGGCCGACGATAACGACGACAACGACGATGACGACGGGGGCTGCGGCTGCTGA